The Verrucomicrobiia bacterium genome includes a region encoding these proteins:
- a CDS encoding YezD family protein, giving the protein MPQELADSVLTALKGLEFGSVEITVHHSRIVQIERHERIRFSHSPGRDEARGSAP; this is encoded by the coding sequence ATGCCACAGGAACTTGCCGACTCGGTTCTGACTGCCCTGAAAGGGTTGGAGTTCGGATCGGTGGAGATCACGGTGCATCACTCCCGCATCGTGCAGATCGAGCGACACGAACGAATTCGGTTTTCGCACTCACCGGGCCGCGACGAGGCCAGGGGCTCCGCGCCCTGA
- a CDS encoding biopolymer transporter ExbD — translation MKKCSRTAHVAVTELNIVPLLNLAFVLLVIFIVTTTPLVNDLDVALPAASQRPKDPPPKANFITVEAGGRIFLNRQEVELASLPQQLVALRIDDPDLNVIVRGDGRTKYREIRAVLDACQQANVVKVELATEPLN, via the coding sequence ATGAAGAAGTGCTCGAGGACAGCGCATGTGGCGGTGACGGAACTGAACATCGTGCCGCTGTTGAACCTGGCGTTCGTGTTGCTGGTGATTTTCATTGTCACCACCACACCGCTGGTGAACGACCTGGATGTCGCACTGCCCGCCGCCTCCCAGCGACCGAAGGATCCGCCGCCCAAGGCCAACTTCATCACCGTCGAGGCGGGCGGGCGGATCTTCCTGAACCGGCAGGAGGTGGAGCTGGCTTCGCTACCTCAGCAACTGGTGGCGTTGCGGATCGACGATCCGGATTTGAACGTGATCGTGCGCGGCGACGGCCGGACCAAGTATCGGGAGATCCGCGCTGTCCTGGACGCCTGCCAGCAGGCCAACGTGGTGAAGGTGGAACTGGCCACCGAACCGCTGAACTGA
- the cysK gene encoding cysteine synthase A, with translation MPIQSDILSTIGRTPLVRLNRVTSALKATVAIKGEFSNPLGSVKDRIGLAMIDAAERSGHLTPDTTVIEATSGNTGIALAFVAAARGYRLVLTMPESMSVERRTLLALLGAELVLTPSGDGMKGAVRRAEELVRTTPGAWMPQQFENPANPEIHRRTTAEEIWSDTDGRVDILVSAVGTGGTITGVGEVLKERKPGFRVIAVEPSESPVIGQTLRGEPIKPGPHRIQGTGAGFVPKNLNLALLDEVIAVSSEEAVLTARRLAAEEGILAGISTGANVIAALQVAARPENAGKLIVTIGCSTGERYLSTTLADEARRRIAGWSPEK, from the coding sequence ATGCCCATCCAATCCGACATCCTCTCCACCATCGGCCGCACGCCCTTGGTTAGGCTCAACCGAGTGACCTCCGCACTCAAGGCTACCGTTGCGATCAAGGGGGAGTTCTCGAACCCCCTCGGAAGTGTCAAGGATCGCATCGGCCTGGCGATGATCGACGCGGCGGAACGCTCCGGACACCTGACCCCCGATACCACGGTGATCGAAGCCACATCAGGCAATACGGGGATCGCGTTGGCTTTCGTGGCGGCCGCGCGCGGCTACCGACTCGTGCTGACGATGCCGGAAAGCATGAGTGTCGAGCGCAGGACCCTCCTCGCGTTGCTTGGAGCGGAACTGGTTCTCACTCCGTCCGGCGACGGCATGAAGGGAGCGGTCCGCCGGGCCGAGGAACTGGTGCGAACCACGCCCGGGGCCTGGATGCCCCAACAGTTCGAGAATCCGGCAAATCCCGAGATCCATCGGCGGACGACGGCGGAGGAAATCTGGTCCGATACCGACGGACGAGTGGACATCCTGGTATCCGCAGTGGGGACGGGGGGGACGATTACGGGGGTGGGGGAAGTCCTCAAGGAGCGAAAACCGGGTTTTCGGGTCATCGCCGTGGAACCTAGTGAGTCGCCCGTGATCGGGCAGACCTTGAGGGGTGAGCCGATCAAGCCGGGACCTCACAGAATTCAGGGGACCGGTGCCGGATTCGTGCCGAAGAATCTGAACCTCGCCCTACTGGACGAGGTGATCGCCGTGTCCAGCGAGGAGGCCGTTCTGACAGCCCGGCGGCTGGCAGCAGAGGAGGGAATCCTCGCCGGCATTTCCACCGGGGCCAACGTCATCGCGGCCCTGCAGGTTGCGGCACGACCGGAGAACGCGGGAAAGCTGATCGTCACGATTGGATGCAGCACAGGGGAGCGATACCTCAGCACGACCCTGGCGGACGAAGCGCGCCGACGCATTGCCGGGTGGAGTCCGGAAAAGTAA
- a CDS encoding TonB C-terminal domain-containing protein has translation MVPQTKPRKRRNSSKVNLLISFVFHGAILLGLFYFAAREGLLGTQLKTIAVQMIKESEPEPPDEPGPEPAPEVPLDELPPEPEPEVNVRTAVAPPAQTPPPAALTAPPAVAPPAAQLPSFAFEGGRAVQVSTDPLQLYKGVVEYALRSRWNRPVDVADNTFVAEVEVGIDRTGRISDPSWKRSSGHARWDESVRAAIAATPSVNRPPPEDFPARVLVRFDVQEVTEEPRP, from the coding sequence ATGGTGCCGCAAACCAAACCCCGGAAACGCCGCAACTCGTCGAAGGTCAACCTGCTCATCTCCTTCGTGTTTCACGGCGCGATCCTGCTGGGCTTGTTTTACTTCGCGGCGCGCGAGGGGTTGCTCGGCACCCAACTCAAGACGATCGCCGTGCAGATGATCAAGGAGTCGGAGCCGGAGCCACCGGACGAACCCGGGCCGGAACCCGCCCCCGAAGTGCCCCTGGACGAGTTGCCGCCGGAACCCGAGCCGGAAGTCAACGTCCGGACCGCCGTGGCGCCGCCGGCCCAAACACCGCCGCCCGCCGCACTCACTGCACCACCGGCCGTTGCACCGCCGGCCGCGCAGCTTCCGTCGTTCGCCTTCGAGGGCGGCCGCGCGGTGCAGGTTTCCACGGACCCGCTGCAACTGTACAAAGGCGTCGTCGAATACGCCCTGCGCTCCCGGTGGAACCGTCCGGTGGACGTGGCGGACAACACCTTTGTCGCCGAGGTCGAGGTGGGCATCGATCGTACGGGCCGGATCTCCGATCCGTCGTGGAAAAGGTCGTCCGGCCATGCCCGCTGGGACGAGAGTGTGAGGGCCGCGATCGCGGCCACGCCATCGGTCAACCGGCCCCCCCCGGAAGACTTCCCGGCGCGGGTCCTCGTGCGGTTCGATGTCCAGGAAGTCACCGAGGAGCCGCGGCCATGA
- a CDS encoding DUF1501 domain-containing protein, producing MNPIKTNTPFRCDDRLPGVVSRRNLLKTLTTGFGYMAFAGLATRSALADAAADTTPGKSLLLPREPHFTPRAKRVIFLGMQGAPSPMDTFEYKPKLKEDDGKPGRVDSDRVVIGSPFEFKQHGQSGAWVSELFPHVSTKVDELTFLRGMWTDAPALHPQAWPAMHTGSPLFVRPSMGSWILYGLGTENQNLPGFVSIKPTLSIGGGQSYESAFLPSVFSATRIGDSKTPIEKCRVSNIANEHPTARSQRSQLDLLQAMNRDYLDRGHLDQQVEGVIESYELAFKMQVEVPDITDLSQESQSTFDLYGIGTDETDDFGRQCLLARRLAEAGVRFVEVCYDDWDHHGLLYSGLKKSCKATDQPIAALLTDLDQRGLLDDTLVLWGGEFGRTPDCPRPDGRDHNGKGWTMWMAGGGVKKGFSYGETDDYGVEALSGRMNYHDLHATMLHLLGLDHERLTYRYGGRDFRLTDVAGDVHKEIFA from the coding sequence ATGAATCCCATCAAGACCAACACTCCCTTCCGCTGCGACGATCGCCTCCCCGGAGTCGTCTCCCGCCGCAACCTTCTGAAAACGCTTACCACCGGTTTCGGGTACATGGCCTTCGCCGGACTGGCGACGCGGTCCGCCCTGGCTGACGCCGCGGCAGATACCACTCCCGGCAAGAGTCTCCTACTGCCCCGCGAGCCGCACTTCACCCCGCGCGCCAAGCGGGTGATCTTCCTCGGTATGCAGGGAGCGCCGTCCCCGATGGACACGTTCGAATACAAACCCAAGCTCAAGGAAGACGACGGCAAGCCCGGGAGGGTCGATTCCGACCGGGTGGTCATTGGCTCGCCCTTCGAGTTCAAGCAGCATGGCCAGAGCGGCGCCTGGGTCTCCGAGCTGTTTCCCCATGTGTCCACCAAGGTGGACGAACTCACATTCCTGCGAGGCATGTGGACCGACGCCCCCGCATTGCATCCCCAGGCCTGGCCCGCCATGCATACCGGCAGCCCGTTGTTCGTTCGTCCGTCCATGGGATCCTGGATTCTGTACGGCCTGGGAACGGAAAACCAAAACCTGCCCGGCTTCGTGTCGATCAAGCCGACTCTGTCCATCGGCGGCGGGCAATCCTACGAGTCGGCCTTTCTCCCTTCGGTGTTCTCGGCCACTCGAATCGGGGATTCCAAGACGCCCATCGAGAAGTGCCGGGTCAGCAACATCGCGAACGAGCATCCCACGGCCCGCAGTCAGCGAAGCCAGCTCGATCTGCTCCAGGCGATGAATCGCGATTACCTCGATAGAGGGCACCTGGACCAACAGGTCGAAGGCGTCATCGAATCCTACGAACTCGCTTTCAAAATGCAGGTCGAGGTTCCCGACATCACCGACCTTTCCCAGGAATCCCAATCAACCTTCGACCTCTACGGAATCGGCACGGACGAGACGGACGACTTCGGCCGGCAGTGCCTGCTCGCCCGGCGCCTCGCCGAGGCCGGCGTCCGATTCGTCGAAGTCTGCTATGACGACTGGGATCATCACGGGCTGCTCTACAGCGGTCTCAAGAAGAGCTGCAAGGCCACCGATCAACCCATCGCCGCGCTGCTGACCGATCTCGATCAACGCGGGCTCCTCGACGATACCCTGGTTCTCTGGGGCGGAGAATTCGGTCGCACCCCTGACTGCCCGAGGCCGGACGGGCGCGATCACAACGGCAAGGGATGGACCATGTGGATGGCAGGCGGTGGAGTGAAGAAGGGATTCTCCTACGGCGAGACCGACGACTACGGAGTCGAGGCCCTCTCCGGACGGATGAACTATCACGACCTCCACGCCACCATGTTGCACCTGCTCGGCCTCGACCATGAACGCCTGACCTACCGGTACGGCGGACGAGACTTCCGACTGACCGACGTCGCCGGCGACGTTCACAAGGAAATCTTCGCCTGA
- a CDS encoding biopolymer transporter ExbD, with translation MKKFSRKSHHSLNELNVTPLLDLVFSLLIIFIITTPQMMNNLEMALPSGQPIPPADPTAPPPQINRIVVEADGRTYLNEELLTVPLLKVRLERLKATDPDTAVVVQGADEVDYQHMIDVLDVLQQLEIRRVGLATVDTDGGSG, from the coding sequence ATGAAGAAGTTTTCGCGCAAGTCCCACCACTCGCTCAACGAGCTGAACGTGACGCCGCTGCTCGACCTGGTGTTCTCGCTGCTCATCATTTTCATCATCACCACCCCGCAGATGATGAACAATCTGGAGATGGCCCTGCCCTCCGGCCAGCCGATCCCGCCGGCGGATCCGACCGCTCCCCCGCCGCAGATCAATCGAATCGTGGTGGAGGCGGACGGGCGGACTTACCTGAACGAGGAACTGTTGACCGTGCCGTTGTTGAAGGTGCGGTTGGAACGGTTGAAAGCCACCGATCCGGACACCGCCGTCGTGGTCCAAGGCGCGGACGAAGTGGACTACCAGCACATGATCGACGTGCTTGATGTGCTCCAGCAACTGGAGATCAGGAGAGTGGGGCTGGCCACCGTAGATACCGACGGCGGTAGCGGATGA
- a CDS encoding PSD1 domain-containing protein, translating to MISFRSSSRLRLAAILLCIVFPIATAVMGAPRRASIAPEELEFFEKKIRPVLANSCYECHSEEKDAMKGDLVLDTRDGIRAGGERGPAVVPRNLDDSILLRAIRQEGRLRMPPDNRGGPLPDDVIADFEKWISMGAPDPRNSASVGGAASSRPEREVDWDKEREFWAYKRPEPTPAPTVTDAEWPYSDIDRFVLAKQEERGIRPVADADTRSLVRRVYYDLTGLPPTPEELETFASDDSPDAFERLVDRLIASERFGEKWGRHWLDVARYGESTGLDRNLNYPYAFRYRNYVIDALNKDTPYDRFILEQLAGDLLPARNQEHRDELTIATGFLAVGPKGMNETRPKYFKWNVVDDQIDVTTRGFLGLTVSCSRCHDHKFDPIPTRDYHALAGIFSSSETLHGTVRGRGNRRPSLLVGLAGNPDRPVLFGNGPTPNNTRNTNAFFNLGSRTNGPAAGTNAARARAPRTRSTNSEPVERVPARGPYAMAVRDLDEPVDAPLYFRGDLSKPRGIVPRGYLRILSLPGAPAIPEDSSGRLQLAQWIIHPDNPLTARVMVNRAWQHLFGEGIVGTPDNFGELGSRPTHPELLDHLALKFVIEQRWSVKQLVRSLVLTRTYRLGTQVDARANEIDPENTLLWRATPRRLTAEALRDTILASSGRLDLERPETSVTAEFGDGYYGDNIWPDDFPAEYLKRSVYLPVPRDLVPESLALFDFPNPSLITARRENTISPSQALFLMNNPFVQTEALHLARRVLLERGGSDTDRLREIYRIALLREPKTEEIARAREFIVNQVRTFAESDPGWHDAEGSDVEPTVLLVPSQSVRADGRPAEIVRRTRQHIAAPEPASPRESAWTLLTQAVFASAEFRYLD from the coding sequence ATGATATCCTTCCGATCATCCAGCAGGCTGCGGCTCGCCGCGATCCTGCTCTGCATTGTCTTCCCGATCGCCACTGCCGTCATGGGGGCGCCCAGAAGGGCCTCCATCGCGCCCGAGGAACTCGAGTTCTTCGAGAAGAAGATCCGACCCGTTCTCGCGAACAGTTGCTATGAGTGCCACTCGGAGGAAAAGGACGCCATGAAAGGCGACCTTGTCCTCGACACCCGCGACGGAATTCGGGCCGGAGGCGAGCGGGGGCCCGCCGTCGTTCCCCGGAACCTCGATGACAGCATCCTCCTCCGGGCCATCCGCCAGGAGGGGCGGCTTCGAATGCCACCGGACAATCGCGGCGGTCCACTGCCCGACGATGTCATCGCCGACTTCGAGAAGTGGATCTCGATGGGGGCGCCGGACCCTCGAAACTCAGCCAGCGTTGGGGGAGCCGCTTCGTCGCGTCCCGAACGGGAAGTCGATTGGGACAAGGAACGCGAGTTCTGGGCCTATAAGAGACCGGAGCCCACCCCCGCGCCGACCGTGACGGATGCCGAGTGGCCCTACAGCGACATCGATCGCTTCGTGCTCGCAAAGCAAGAGGAGCGTGGTATCCGACCCGTGGCCGACGCCGACACCCGATCTTTGGTAAGGCGGGTGTACTACGATCTTACCGGGCTGCCTCCGACCCCCGAGGAACTGGAGACCTTCGCCAGCGACGATTCGCCCGATGCCTTCGAAAGGCTGGTGGATCGGTTGATCGCCTCCGAACGGTTCGGTGAAAAGTGGGGCCGCCATTGGCTCGACGTGGCCCGTTACGGCGAGTCCACCGGGCTCGACCGCAACCTCAACTATCCGTACGCGTTCAGATACCGGAACTACGTGATCGACGCGCTCAACAAGGACACACCCTACGATCGATTCATTCTCGAGCAGCTCGCGGGAGACCTTCTACCCGCCAGAAACCAGGAGCATCGGGATGAGCTCACGATTGCCACCGGCTTTCTCGCCGTCGGGCCCAAGGGCATGAACGAGACACGACCGAAGTACTTCAAGTGGAACGTCGTGGACGACCAGATCGACGTCACGACCCGCGGGTTTCTCGGGCTCACCGTGAGCTGCTCCCGTTGCCACGATCACAAGTTCGATCCCATCCCCACCCGCGACTACCACGCCCTGGCCGGGATCTTCTCCAGCAGCGAGACCCTGCATGGCACCGTGAGAGGACGGGGAAATCGACGCCCTTCGCTCCTGGTCGGACTCGCCGGAAATCCCGACCGGCCGGTGCTCTTCGGCAATGGACCCACCCCGAACAACACAAGGAACACGAACGCCTTCTTCAACCTCGGTTCCAGAACCAACGGGCCCGCCGCCGGAACGAATGCCGCCCGGGCGCGCGCCCCTCGCACGCGCTCCACCAACAGCGAGCCGGTGGAACGTGTGCCCGCACGAGGACCCTATGCCATGGCCGTTCGGGACCTCGACGAACCTGTGGACGCGCCGCTGTACTTCCGGGGCGATCTCTCCAAGCCACGCGGCATCGTCCCCCGTGGGTACCTTCGAATCCTATCGCTCCCCGGGGCCCCTGCCATTCCAGAGGACAGCAGCGGGCGACTCCAACTGGCCCAGTGGATCATCCATCCGGACAATCCGTTGACCGCCCGGGTGATGGTCAATCGCGCGTGGCAGCACCTTTTCGGCGAGGGCATCGTCGGCACACCGGACAACTTCGGAGAACTGGGCAGCCGTCCCACGCATCCCGAGCTACTCGACCATCTGGCCCTCAAGTTCGTCATCGAGCAGCGGTGGTCGGTCAAGCAACTGGTTCGTTCCCTGGTCCTGACCCGCACCTACCGCCTGGGCACCCAGGTCGATGCCAGGGCCAACGAAATCGACCCGGAGAACACCCTTCTCTGGCGGGCCACTCCTCGGCGACTGACCGCCGAAGCCCTTCGCGACACAATCCTCGCCTCCAGCGGACGACTCGATCTCGAACGCCCCGAGACCTCCGTCACCGCGGAGTTCGGCGACGGATACTACGGCGACAACATCTGGCCCGACGACTTCCCGGCCGAGTATCTCAAGCGCAGCGTTTATCTGCCCGTACCCCGGGATCTGGTGCCCGAGTCGCTGGCGCTCTTCGACTTCCCGAATCCAAGCCTGATCACCGCCCGTCGGGAGAACACCATCTCGCCAAGCCAGGCCCTCTTTCTGATGAACAATCCGTTCGTCCAGACCGAGGCGCTTCATCTGGCGCGGCGCGTTCTGCTCGAACGCGGCGGCTCGGACACGGATCGCCTCCGGGAGATCTACCGCATCGCGCTCCTGCGCGAGCCAAAGACGGAGGAGATCGCTCGGGCCCGGGAGTTTATCGTCAACCAGGTCCGGACCTTCGCCGAAAGCGATCCGGGATGGCATGACGCCGAGGGATCCGACGTGGAGCCCACGGTCCTGCTCGTCCCATCGCAATCCGTCCGGGCCGACGGAAGGCCCGCCGAGATCGTCCGTCGGACAAGACAGCACATCGCGGCCCCCGAGCCGGCCAGTCCTCGCGAGTCGGCATGGACACTTCTCACTCAAGCGGTCTTCGCGAGCGCGGAGTTTCGCTACCTCGACTGA
- a CDS encoding MotA/TolQ/ExbB proton channel family protein, with amino-acid sequence MLASGALQFAFEKATLEGKLTILALILLSLFSWTVIITKLRQLVIARKWAKRFLAAYETTRDPLDIRRRGEEFEGAPIYQLYIRGADELDYQLTNNGRDIKGQTRISTGSFEAVKVTLEEAAGSEGLALEKGMIVLSTAVAGGPFIGLLGTVWGVMDTFAGVAIANAASLTAMAPGVAGALLTTVVGLLVAIPAMFAYNYMVTSLRAITQELDSFASRFAVQIEHAYVENRNLEEKIVDAIRRAGPANAPSDALAAHAG; translated from the coding sequence TTGCTCGCGTCCGGTGCGTTGCAGTTCGCCTTCGAGAAAGCGACCCTTGAAGGCAAGCTGACCATTCTTGCACTCATCTTGTTGTCGCTTTTCAGTTGGACCGTGATCATCACCAAGTTGCGGCAGTTAGTGATCGCCCGGAAGTGGGCCAAGCGATTCCTGGCTGCCTACGAAACGACCCGCGATCCGCTCGACATCCGCCGCAGAGGTGAGGAATTCGAAGGGGCGCCGATCTACCAGCTCTATATCCGCGGGGCGGACGAACTGGACTATCAACTCACCAACAACGGTCGGGACATCAAGGGACAAACCCGGATCAGCACCGGCTCCTTCGAGGCCGTCAAGGTAACTCTGGAAGAAGCCGCCGGCTCGGAGGGGTTGGCGCTCGAGAAGGGGATGATTGTGCTGTCCACGGCGGTGGCGGGCGGGCCGTTCATCGGTCTGTTGGGTACGGTCTGGGGTGTGATGGACACCTTCGCGGGGGTCGCCATCGCCAACGCCGCCAGCCTGACCGCGATGGCTCCCGGCGTGGCGGGTGCGCTCCTCACCACCGTGGTCGGTCTGCTGGTGGCCATTCCCGCGATGTTTGCCTACAACTACATGGTCACTTCATTGCGGGCGATCACCCAGGAGCTGGACAGCTTCGCCAGCCGGTTCGCCGTGCAGATCGAGCACGCCTACGTGGAGAATCGCAACCTCGAGGAGAAGATTGTCGATGCCATCCGCCGGGCCGGACCGGCGAATGCCCCGTCCGACGCGCTGGCGGCTCACGCGGGCTGA